In one window of Amblyomma americanum isolate KBUSLIRL-KWMA chromosome 9, ASM5285725v1, whole genome shotgun sequence DNA:
- the LOC144103831 gene encoding uncharacterized protein LOC144103831 translates to MTSLQLPTFDDTSDKWKAYLIRAEAYFEANAITDSKQQRALLVAALSTQTVQVLAGRIAPRTPNSLTYDEAVAALNSYYDPKRHEIAESYKFFTRCQQEGEAVRAFLVEIRRIADGCNFGSALDRMLRDRIVCGVRSTNLRKQLLAKKDLTLEEAEALAIAAETAENDANDISGAPPTVLRMQASHRSSSRDTSGAAQECGRCGSTKHDDNACRWANARCFRCRQRGHLAKKCYRARTDENAARRTASVKTLTVETASRNENKDEAHIWTLISGRKNGLEPPLRRTFRWGEIDLDMEVDTGSPVCVISRNVYDRHRAQWPRLKSPHVKLSCYAGQLPVLGELELPVQFKNVSVTCPLVVLDCSGPSLCGRDLIAALGKTGVTMEELTAPDSATGNTPSDHMVNRLLAEYKDVFSIDQGLIKGPPASLKLKETATPKFCGPPKEKEGHLPRCFSAISCVPD, encoded by the exons ATGACCAGCCTGCAGCTCCCGACCTTCGACGACACGTCAGATAAGTGGAAAGCGTACCTTATAAGGGCAGAAGCATATTTTGAAGCCAATGCTATTACTGACTCAAAGCAGCAGCGAGCCTTGCTTGTGGCAGCACTCAGCACGCAGACGGTGCAAGTGTTAGCGGGACGGATTGCACCCCGGACACCGAATTCCCTCACCTATGATGAAGCAGTCGCAGCTTTAAACAGCTACTACGACCCGAAGCGTCACGAGATAGCGGAGAGCTATAAATTTTTCACCCGTTGCCAGCAAGAGGGTGAGGCAGTGCGCGCATTTCTGGTCGAAATACGGCGCATAGCAGACGGCTGCAACTTTGGGAGTGCGCTAGACCGAATGCTGCGGGATAGAATTGTTTGCGGTGTACGCTCAACTAACCTACGCAAGCAGTTACTGGCGAAGAAAGACTTGACGCTGGAGGAGGCCGAAGCGCTGGCAATAGCAGCAGAAACAGCCGAGAACGATGCAAACGATATCAGTGGAGCACCACCAACGGTGCTAAGAATGCAAGCCAGTCATCGCTCTTCGTCGCGAGATACCAGCGGGGCAGCGCAAGAGTGCGGACGATGTGGAAGCACGAAGCACGATGATAACGCCTGCCGCTGGGCTAACGCACGgtgtttccgctgcaggcaacgtgGTCATTTGGCGAAGAAATGCTACAGGGCGAGAACAGATGAAAATGCTGCTAGGCGAACCGCGAGTGTCAAGACACTGACAGTTGAAACCGCGTCTAGAAACGAGAACAAGGATGAGGCACACATCTGGACGCTAATTTCTGGTAGGAAAAACGGCCTGGAACCACCGTTACGCCGCACATTTCGGTGGGGGGAAATAGATCTGGACATGGAAGTGGACACAGGATCCCCGGTGTGCGTCATATCACGGAACGTTTACGACCGACACAGAGCGCAGTGGCCACGCTTGAAATCGCCGCATGTGAAGTTGTCATGTTACGCGGGACAACTGCCGGTGCTTGGCGAACTTGAACTTCCGGTGCAATTCAAGAACGTGTCTGTAACCTGTCCACTCGTGGTGCTTGACTGTTCAGGACCGAGTCTATGTGGCCGCGATCTGATTGCGGCACTTGGCAAGACGGGTGTTACGATGGAAGAACTCACTGCGCCGGATTCGGCAACAGGAAACACGCCGAGTGACCACATGGTGAACAGACTGCTCGCTGAGTATAAGGATGTTTTTTCGATAGACCAGGGgctcatcaagggaccgccagccAGCCTAAAACTAAAGGAAACGGCGACACCGAAATTCT GCGGACCGCCCAAAGAGAAGGAAGGTCACCTTCCGAGATGCTTCTCGGCTATCAGCTGCGTTCCCGACTAG